A genomic window from Verrucomicrobiia bacterium includes:
- a CDS encoding response regulator: MTRVLIVDDKEDNLYYLQALLGGHGFAVEAARHGAEALVKARQNPPDVAISDLLMPVMDGYTLLRHWKADPRLKQIPFIVYTATYTEPEDERLALSLGADAFILKPAEPDAFLARLREVQDRPTAPRPAAPTPAPGDEKELLKNYSETLIRKLEEKTLQLEESNRALQQDIAGRQAAEERLRESEERFRATFEQAAVGISHVDLDGRLLRVNDKLCEITGYTREELLERTFLDLSASETQAESDAARRAMLAGRQHTFTTEKRYQRKNGSNVWVNVVISLLRDETGAPKYFIAVTADITERKILEEHFLRTQRMESIGTLAGGIAHDLNNVLAPIMMSVQMLQTKVTDEEGRSLLRTLQSCAQRGADLVRQVLSFARGMEGQRVAVNLRHIGQDIQKIIRETFPKQIEFTLHTGRDLWPVPGDPTQLHQVLMNLCVNARDAMPDGGRLTVTLENVVLDEVYAGMHPEGKPGPYVMVKVADTGIGIPPEIRDKIFEPFFTTKPLGNGTGLGLSTTLTIVKSHNGFINLYSEPGNGTKFKVYFPIEGTTPVADPTPTDKAGPPHGKGETVLVVDDEENIRRVAQSTLERFGYQVLVAANGAEAVSLYAKHRAKVALVLTDMAMPVMDGPATITALRAINPTVAIVGSSGLADNAVVARAMNNGICHFVAKPYTAEALLQKIHDVLQETGPR; the protein is encoded by the coding sequence ATGACGCGCGTCCTGATTGTTGATGACAAGGAGGACAACCTCTACTACCTGCAGGCGCTGCTGGGCGGCCACGGCTTTGCCGTCGAAGCGGCCCGCCACGGCGCGGAAGCCCTGGTCAAGGCGCGGCAAAATCCGCCGGACGTGGCCATCTCGGACCTGCTCATGCCGGTGATGGACGGCTACACGCTGCTGCGCCACTGGAAGGCCGATCCACGGCTGAAGCAAATCCCCTTCATCGTCTATACCGCCACCTACACGGAGCCCGAGGACGAACGGCTCGCGCTCAGTTTGGGCGCGGACGCCTTCATCCTGAAGCCCGCCGAGCCGGACGCGTTTCTCGCCCGACTCCGCGAGGTGCAGGACCGGCCGACCGCCCCCCGGCCCGCCGCCCCGACGCCCGCGCCCGGGGATGAAAAGGAATTGCTCAAGAACTACAGCGAGACCCTCATTCGCAAGCTCGAGGAAAAAACGCTCCAGCTGGAGGAGAGCAACCGCGCCCTCCAGCAGGACATTGCCGGCCGGCAGGCGGCGGAGGAGCGGCTGCGGGAGAGCGAGGAACGCTTTCGCGCCACCTTCGAGCAGGCCGCCGTGGGCATTTCCCACGTGGACCTCGACGGCCGGCTGCTGCGCGTGAACGACAAGCTCTGCGAAATCACCGGCTACACGCGCGAGGAGCTCCTCGAACGCACCTTCCTCGACTTGAGCGCGTCCGAAACCCAGGCCGAAAGCGACGCCGCGCGCCGGGCCATGCTCGCCGGCCGCCAACACACGTTCACAACCGAAAAGCGCTACCAGCGCAAGAACGGCTCCAACGTGTGGGTCAACGTGGTCATCAGCCTGCTGCGCGACGAAACCGGCGCGCCCAAGTATTTCATCGCCGTCACCGCCGACATCACCGAGCGCAAAATCCTGGAGGAGCATTTCCTCCGCACGCAACGCATGGAAAGCATCGGCACGCTGGCCGGCGGCATCGCGCACGATTTAAACAACGTGCTGGCGCCGATCATGATGTCGGTTCAGATGCTCCAGACCAAGGTGACGGACGAGGAGGGACGTTCACTCCTGCGCACGCTCCAATCCTGCGCGCAACGCGGCGCCGACCTCGTCCGGCAGGTGCTCTCCTTCGCGCGCGGCATGGAGGGCCAGCGCGTGGCCGTCAACCTTCGGCATATCGGGCAGGACATTCAGAAAATCATCCGCGAAACGTTTCCCAAGCAGATCGAGTTCACCCTGCACACCGGCCGCGACCTCTGGCCGGTGCCGGGCGATCCCACCCAATTGCACCAGGTGCTCATGAACCTCTGCGTCAACGCGCGGGACGCCATGCCCGACGGCGGCCGGTTGACGGTGACGCTGGAGAACGTGGTGCTGGACGAGGTTTACGCCGGCATGCACCCCGAAGGCAAACCCGGCCCCTACGTCATGGTCAAGGTCGCCGACACGGGCATCGGCATCCCGCCGGAAATTCGCGACAAGATTTTCGAGCCGTTCTTCACCACCAAGCCGCTCGGCAACGGCACGGGCCTGGGGCTTTCCACGACCCTGACCATCGTGAAAAGCCACAACGGCTTCATCAACCTTTACAGCGAGCCGGGCAACGGCACCAAGTTCAAGGTCTATTTCCCCATCGAAGGCACCACACCAGTCGCTGACCCCACTCCCACGGACAAGGCCGGCCCGCCCCACGGAAAAGGAGAAACGGTGCTGGTCGTGGACGACGAGGAAAACATCCGCCGCGTGGCGCAATCGACGCTTGAACGGTTCGGTTATCAGGTGCTGGTCGCGGCCAACGGCGCCGAAGCGGTGTCCCTTTACGCGAAACACCGGGCCAAAGTCGCCCTCGTCCTGACCGACATGGCCATGCCTGTGATGGACGGCCCCGCCACCATCACCGCGCTGCGGGCCATCAATCCCACCGTGGCCATCGTGGGTTCGAGCGGCCTGGCTGACAACGCCGTGGTGGCCCGCGCCATGAACAACGGCATCTGCCATTTCGTGGCCAAGCCCTACACCGCCGAGGCGCTGCTCCAAAAAATTCACGACGTGCTCCAGGAAACCGGCCCGCGCTGA
- a CDS encoding PAS domain S-box protein → MSDSPSSVAVAPAGPADRRAPFDVWPLRTRAWWIVGGYTLFATLWILFSDEALRRLIDDPRLLIRISIYKGLAFVIVTALLLLVLVWRVFGAMETGYAALREHKTEIERLNRLYAALSRINQTIVRAGSRDDLCQKVCDVLVQQGGFTMAWIGRPEPETRRLLPVARAGDDNGYLQTIYIYTDDRPEGRGPTGRAFREGRPYICNDIFNDAITQPWRAEMARRGILASAAFPIRHRQRIHATLTVYANTRGFFQDREAALLEKAAGDIGFALDNFDREAERARAEELARREEQFSAAMIESMPGIVYFYDEHGRFLRWNRNFEIVSGYSTAEITQMHPLDFFAEADRAVLGERIAEVFTRGDAFVEAPFRSKDGRTTPYLFTGRRVVFNNSPCLVGMGVDITARTEAEQRWREAQDRLEVVTENLREGLIIATADGELFRWNTAALRMYGFDNPEQAHAHLQDLTSVFDLATLDGAVLPPEQWPFARVLRGEALAGLELRIRRRDRDWTRVFSYAGSRERYRDGQTLAFLTVQDITQRHAAEEGLRASEKRYRTTLESMMEGCQLIGFDWRYLYLNAAAARHNRRSNEDLLGRTFTEAWPGIEPSAVYRLLQRCMTERIPLHDEVEFAFADGGKAWFDVRTQPVPEGIFVLSLDITERKQAEMTLRVLNRTLELQVADRTAELQAALTRAEAADRLKSAFLATMSHELRTPLNSIIGFTGIVLQGLAGPLNAEQTKQLGMVRGSARHLLELINDVLDISKIEAGQLEVRAEPFDLAASLERVVASVKPLAEQRGLALTVVVPPALGEMISDRRRVEQILLNLLNNALKFTERGGVSLTVERVPDFQAEPDAAPRPAVRLRVADTGIGIRPEDLATLFQPFRQIDTGLTREHEGTGLGLAICRRLALLLGGTISATSVWSQGSEFTVLLPLQPAPKP, encoded by the coding sequence ATGAGCGATTCCCCCTCCAGCGTCGCCGTCGCACCGGCCGGTCCCGCCGACCGGCGCGCGCCGTTCGACGTGTGGCCGCTGCGCACGCGCGCGTGGTGGATTGTGGGCGGCTACACGCTGTTTGCCACGCTGTGGATTCTGTTCTCCGATGAGGCGCTGCGGCGGCTGATTGACGATCCGCGGCTGCTCATCCGCATCAGCATTTACAAGGGCCTCGCGTTCGTCATCGTGACCGCCCTGCTCCTGCTCGTGCTGGTATGGCGGGTGTTTGGCGCGATGGAGACGGGTTACGCGGCCCTGCGCGAGCACAAGACGGAGATTGAACGGCTCAACCGGCTCTATGCGGCCCTGAGCCGCATCAACCAGACCATCGTGCGCGCCGGTTCGCGGGACGACCTGTGCCAGAAAGTGTGCGACGTGCTGGTGCAGCAGGGCGGGTTCACCATGGCCTGGATTGGCCGGCCGGAACCCGAAACGCGCCGCCTGCTGCCCGTGGCGCGGGCGGGCGACGACAACGGCTACCTGCAGACCATTTACATTTACACCGACGACCGCCCCGAGGGCCGGGGGCCGACCGGCCGCGCGTTTCGCGAGGGCCGGCCCTACATCTGCAACGACATTTTCAACGACGCCATTACGCAACCGTGGCGGGCCGAGATGGCGCGGCGCGGCATTCTGGCCTCGGCGGCGTTCCCCATCCGCCACCGCCAGCGCATTCACGCGACCCTGACGGTTTATGCGAACACGCGCGGCTTTTTCCAGGACCGCGAGGCGGCGCTGCTGGAGAAGGCCGCGGGCGACATCGGGTTCGCGCTGGACAATTTTGACCGTGAAGCGGAACGCGCCCGCGCCGAGGAACTGGCGCGCCGCGAGGAACAGTTCTCGGCGGCGATGATCGAGAGCATGCCGGGCATCGTTTATTTCTACGACGAGCACGGCCGCTTCCTGCGCTGGAACCGGAACTTTGAAATCGTTTCCGGCTATTCGACCGCGGAAATCACGCAGATGCATCCGCTCGATTTTTTCGCCGAGGCGGACCGGGCGGTGCTGGGCGAACGCATCGCGGAGGTGTTCACGCGGGGCGATGCGTTCGTCGAGGCGCCGTTCCGCTCCAAGGACGGCCGCACCACACCCTACCTGTTCACCGGGCGCCGGGTGGTCTTCAACAATTCGCCCTGCCTTGTCGGCATGGGCGTGGACATCACCGCACGCACGGAGGCCGAGCAGCGCTGGCGCGAGGCGCAGGACCGCCTGGAAGTGGTCACGGAAAATTTGCGCGAGGGGCTGATCATCGCCACGGCGGACGGCGAACTCTTCCGCTGGAACACGGCGGCGCTGCGGATGTATGGCTTCGACAACCCGGAACAGGCGCACGCGCATCTGCAGGATCTCACGTCCGTGTTCGACCTGGCGACGCTCGACGGCGCCGTGCTGCCGCCCGAACAGTGGCCGTTTGCGCGGGTGCTCCGCGGCGAGGCCCTCGCGGGGCTGGAACTGCGGATTCGCCGGCGCGACCGGGACTGGACGCGCGTCTTCAGCTACGCCGGCTCGCGTGAGCGTTACCGCGACGGCCAGACGCTGGCGTTCCTGACCGTGCAGGACATCACGCAGCGGCACGCGGCCGAGGAGGGCCTGCGCGCGAGCGAAAAGCGCTACCGCACGACGCTCGAAAGCATGATGGAAGGCTGCCAGTTGATCGGCTTCGACTGGCGTTATCTTTACCTGAACGCCGCCGCCGCCCGGCACAACCGCCGGTCCAACGAGGATTTGCTCGGCCGCACCTTCACCGAGGCGTGGCCCGGCATCGAACCATCCGCGGTTTACCGGCTGTTGCAACGGTGCATGACCGAACGCATCCCGCTGCACGACGAGGTGGAATTCGCTTTTGCCGACGGCGGGAAGGCGTGGTTCGACGTGCGCACGCAGCCGGTGCCCGAGGGCATCTTTGTGCTTTCGCTCGACATCACGGAACGCAAACAGGCGGAAATGACGCTGCGGGTTTTGAACCGCACCCTCGAATTGCAGGTGGCCGACCGCACCGCGGAATTGCAGGCGGCGCTGACCCGCGCCGAGGCCGCCGACCGGCTCAAGTCCGCGTTCCTCGCCACGATGTCGCACGAGTTGCGCACGCCATTGAACTCGATCATCGGCTTCACCGGCATCGTGCTGCAGGGGCTGGCCGGGCCGTTGAACGCGGAGCAGACCAAGCAGCTCGGCATGGTGCGCGGCAGCGCGCGGCACCTGCTGGAGTTGATCAACGATGTGCTCGACATCTCCAAAATCGAGGCCGGCCAGCTCGAGGTGCGCGCCGAACCGTTCGATCTCGCCGCCTCGCTCGAACGCGTGGTGGCGTCAGTGAAACCGCTCGCCGAACAACGCGGCCTCGCGCTCACCGTGGTTGTTCCGCCGGCCCTGGGTGAAATGATCAGCGACCGCCGGCGCGTGGAGCAGATTCTCCTCAACCTGCTCAACAACGCCCTCAAGTTCACCGAACGGGGCGGCGTCTCACTCACCGTGGAACGGGTCCCGGATTTCCAGGCGGAGCCGGATGCGGCGCCACGGCCCGCCGTGCGCCTGCGGGTGGCCGACACGGGCATCGGCATCCGGCCCGAGGATCTCGCCACGCTGTTCCAGCCATTCCGGCAGATTGACACGGGGCTGACGCGGGAACACGAGGGCACGGGCCTGGGCCTGGCCATCTGCCGCCGGCTCGCGCTGTTGCTGGGCGGGACCATCTCCGCCACCAGTGTCTGGTCGCAGGGCAGCGAGTTCACCGTGCTGCTGCCGCTCCAACCCGCTCCCAAGCCATGA
- a CDS encoding response regulator, with amino-acid sequence MNRTVLLIEDNDQNRYLATYLLEQHGYRVVAAPDGLRGIALAQASPPDLILLDIQLPRMDGYAVARALREIAALDRIPIIAVTSYAMVGDREKSLAAGCNGYIEKPINPETFIAEIERIGFPSPGSPNAL; translated from the coding sequence ATGAACCGCACCGTCCTGTTGATTGAAGACAACGATCAGAACCGTTACCTCGCCACCTACCTGCTGGAGCAGCACGGCTACCGCGTCGTGGCGGCGCCGGACGGGCTGCGGGGGATCGCGCTCGCGCAGGCATCCCCGCCGGATCTCATCCTGCTCGACATTCAACTCCCGCGCATGGATGGCTACGCCGTGGCGCGCGCGTTGCGGGAGATTGCGGCGCTCGACCGCATTCCGATCATCGCCGTCACCTCCTACGCGATGGTGGGCGACCGGGAGAAATCCCTCGCCGCCGGCTGCAATGGCTACATTGAAAAACCGATCAACCCGGAAACCTTCATTGCGGAAATCGAACGCATCGGTTTCCCCTCACCCGGCTCCCCGAATGCTTTATGA
- a CDS encoding TetR/AcrR family transcriptional regulator, which translates to MGRTSDAKERLLQVGFDLIWNQSYGAVSVDQICERADVNKGSFYHYFPSKADLAVAAYEEHWREKQPELDQIFSAQVPPLERLERWCAYIQKRQKKRAEKYGSVCGCPYGSLGTELATQEEKIRAKTQELVERTIRYVESALADAQRQGLIDVADPQVTATRVYSTALGFLLHAKIRNDLGLLRDLEPTVMDLIGARAVTA; encoded by the coding sequence ATGGGACGCACGAGTGACGCCAAGGAACGGTTGTTGCAGGTGGGGTTCGACCTCATTTGGAACCAGAGCTACGGCGCGGTGAGTGTGGACCAAATTTGCGAGCGGGCGGACGTCAACAAGGGCAGCTTTTACCATTACTTCCCATCCAAGGCCGACCTCGCCGTGGCGGCCTACGAGGAGCACTGGCGCGAGAAGCAGCCGGAGCTGGATCAGATTTTTTCGGCACAGGTGCCGCCCTTGGAGCGCCTCGAACGTTGGTGCGCCTACATTCAGAAACGCCAGAAAAAACGGGCCGAAAAGTATGGCAGCGTGTGCGGCTGTCCCTACGGCAGCCTCGGCACTGAACTGGCCACGCAGGAGGAAAAAATCCGCGCCAAGACCCAGGAACTGGTGGAGCGCACCATTCGCTACGTTGAAAGCGCCCTCGCGGATGCGCAACGTCAGGGGCTGATTGACGTGGCCGATCCGCAGGTGACTGCCACCCGCGTTTACTCGACCGCGCTCGGTTTCCTGCTCCACGCCAAGATCCGCAATGACCTCGGGCTGTTGCGCGACCTGGAGCCAACCGTCATGGACCTGATTGGCGCCCGCGCGGTCACCGCGTGA
- a CDS encoding efflux RND transporter permease subunit produces the protein MWIVRLALRRPYTFVVAALLLVLLTPLILLRTPTDIFPAINIPVVSIIWQYTGLDAKQVEQRITYAHERILTVTVNNIEHIESTSYNGISVVKVFLQPGSSVDTAVAQITAGAQTILRQMPPGMQPPLIIQYSASTVPISQYSFSSPKMSEQELFDATANQVRVGLSTVRGAMIPWPYGGKSRVVSVDLNLPALKAKNILPQEVVGAINAQNLILPSGTAKIGSTEFSVTVDSNARLIDDLNHLPIKVVGGATMHLSDVAQVHDGYTPQQNAVRQDGVRGALLTIMKAGNASTLDVVKGVKAALPRVMAAQPPDLQVKEFADQSLFVRAAINGVLREGIIAAALTAAMILLFLGSWRSTFIIALSIPLAVLCSIATLSALGETINLMTLGGLALAVGILVDDATVAIENIHRHMATGQPLEDAIMVGSQEIAMPAFVSTLCICIVFVPMFFLTGVARYLFVPLAEAVVFAMLASYAISRTLLPTLVMWFYRNVQLHGEHIDESRSPWWVRPFVRLQRGFESGFEHFRRGYRALLASCFAHRKSFALFFLALCAGSWLLTEFLGRNFFPSVDTGQFLLHLRAPTGTRIEETERLAGEVNAVIHQVVPAREIGGILDNIGIPNSSINLSYNTSGVIGPGDADVLVTLKPGHAPTENYVRELRERLNREFPGTLFYFLPADIVSQTLNFSLPAPFDVQIVGRDQVSNRALAVRLAEEIKRVPGAVDVRVQQPNNLPQFNVEVDRVKAAGLGLTEQNVANSVLLGLSGSSQVQPAFWLNPNVGVQYLINVRAPEYAINSVQQLNAMPISASLPGAANGQILANVARLKRVEVPPVVSHYDVVPVIDIYGGVDGRDLGGVLNDLQPLVEKLKKDLPRGSSIVLRGQAETMRTSYFGLGIGLVMAIVLIYFLLVVNFQSWLDPFIIITALPAALAGVVWGLFLTQTTLSVPALMGAIMSLGVATANSVLVISFARENLERGMAPVAAALDAGVQRIRPVLMTALAMVIGMAPMSLGLGEGGEQNAPLGRAVIGGLVFATIATLFFVPVVFSFLHRHHKPQSQTASTTP, from the coding sequence ATGTGGATTGTTCGATTGGCATTGCGCCGGCCCTACACGTTCGTCGTGGCGGCGTTGTTGTTGGTGCTGCTGACGCCGCTGATCCTGCTCCGGACGCCGACGGACATTTTTCCGGCCATCAACATCCCGGTCGTCAGCATCATCTGGCAATACACCGGCCTCGACGCCAAGCAGGTCGAGCAACGCATCACCTACGCGCACGAACGCATCCTGACGGTTACCGTCAACAACATCGAGCACATCGAGTCCACCTCCTACAACGGCATCAGCGTGGTCAAGGTGTTCCTCCAGCCCGGCTCGTCGGTGGACACCGCCGTCGCGCAAATCACCGCCGGCGCCCAGACGATTCTGCGCCAGATGCCGCCCGGCATGCAGCCGCCGTTGATCATTCAATACAGCGCCTCCACGGTGCCGATTTCGCAATATAGCTTCAGCAGCCCGAAAATGTCCGAACAGGAACTCTTCGACGCCACGGCCAACCAGGTCCGCGTCGGCCTCTCCACCGTGCGCGGCGCCATGATCCCGTGGCCTTACGGCGGCAAATCACGCGTGGTCTCCGTGGATTTGAACCTGCCGGCGTTGAAGGCAAAGAACATTCTCCCGCAGGAAGTGGTGGGCGCGATCAACGCGCAAAACCTCATCCTCCCCAGCGGCACCGCCAAGATTGGCTCCACGGAATTCAGCGTTACCGTGGATTCCAACGCGCGCCTGATCGATGATTTGAACCACCTCCCGATCAAGGTCGTGGGCGGCGCGACCATGCACCTGAGCGACGTCGCCCAGGTGCATGACGGTTACACGCCGCAGCAGAACGCGGTGCGGCAGGACGGCGTCCGCGGCGCGCTGCTCACCATCATGAAGGCGGGCAACGCCTCGACGCTCGACGTGGTGAAGGGCGTGAAGGCCGCCCTGCCCCGCGTCATGGCCGCCCAGCCGCCGGATTTGCAGGTGAAGGAATTCGCCGACCAGTCGCTGTTCGTGCGCGCGGCCATCAACGGTGTGCTGCGCGAAGGCATCATCGCCGCCGCGCTGACCGCCGCCATGATCCTGCTGTTCCTCGGTTCGTGGCGCAGCACGTTCATCATCGCCCTGTCCATTCCGCTGGCCGTGCTTTGCTCCATCGCCACATTGAGCGCGCTCGGCGAAACCATCAACCTGATGACGCTCGGCGGTCTGGCACTGGCGGTGGGCATTCTGGTGGACGACGCCACGGTCGCGATTGAAAACATCCACCGGCACATGGCCACCGGACAGCCGTTGGAAGACGCGATCATGGTAGGTTCGCAGGAAATCGCGATGCCGGCGTTCGTCTCGACGCTCTGCATCTGCATCGTGTTCGTGCCGATGTTCTTCCTCACCGGGGTTGCGCGGTATTTGTTCGTGCCGCTGGCCGAGGCGGTCGTGTTCGCGATGCTCGCGAGCTACGCGATTTCCCGGACGCTGCTGCCGACGCTGGTGATGTGGTTCTATCGGAACGTGCAATTGCACGGGGAACACATCGACGAATCCCGGTCGCCGTGGTGGGTGCGTCCTTTTGTGCGGCTCCAGCGCGGGTTCGAAAGCGGCTTTGAACACTTCCGCCGCGGGTATCGCGCGTTGCTGGCCAGTTGCTTCGCGCACCGGAAATCCTTTGCCCTGTTCTTTCTCGCGCTGTGCGCCGGCTCGTGGCTGCTGACGGAATTCCTCGGCCGCAACTTCTTTCCGAGCGTGGACACGGGCCAGTTTCTGCTGCACCTGCGCGCCCCGACGGGCACGCGCATCGAGGAAACCGAACGCCTCGCCGGCGAAGTGAACGCAGTGATCCACCAAGTGGTCCCCGCCCGCGAAATCGGCGGCATCCTGGACAACATCGGCATCCCGAACTCCTCGATCAATCTGAGTTACAACACCAGCGGCGTGATTGGACCGGGTGACGCCGACGTGCTGGTGACGTTGAAGCCTGGCCACGCGCCGACCGAGAATTACGTCCGCGAATTGCGCGAGCGCCTGAACCGCGAATTCCCCGGCACCTTGTTTTACTTCCTGCCCGCGGACATCGTGAGCCAGACGCTGAACTTCAGCCTGCCCGCGCCGTTCGACGTGCAGATCGTCGGGCGCGACCAGGTCAGCAACCGCGCCCTGGCCGTGCGGCTCGCCGAGGAAATCAAAAGGGTTCCCGGCGCCGTGGACGTGCGGGTCCAACAACCGAACAACCTGCCGCAGTTCAACGTCGAGGTGGACCGCGTCAAGGCCGCGGGACTGGGCCTGACGGAGCAAAACGTGGCGAACTCGGTGTTGCTTGGCCTGAGCGGCAGCAGTCAGGTGCAGCCCGCGTTCTGGCTCAATCCGAATGTGGGCGTGCAATACCTCATCAACGTCCGCGCGCCGGAATACGCCATCAATTCAGTGCAGCAGCTCAACGCCATGCCCATCAGCGCCAGCCTGCCCGGCGCGGCCAACGGCCAGATTCTCGCGAACGTCGCCCGCCTCAAGCGCGTCGAAGTGCCGCCGGTGGTTTCGCACTACGACGTGGTGCCGGTCATCGACATTTACGGCGGCGTGGACGGGCGGGACCTCGGCGGCGTGTTGAACGACCTTCAGCCTCTCGTGGAAAAGCTCAAGAAAGATCTGCCCCGCGGCAGCAGCATCGTCCTGCGCGGCCAGGCCGAGACGATGCGCACCAGCTATTTCGGCCTTGGCATCGGCCTGGTGATGGCCATCGTGCTCATTTACTTCCTGCTCGTGGTGAATTTCCAGAGCTGGCTGGATCCGTTCATCATCATCACGGCGCTGCCGGCGGCACTGGCGGGTGTGGTATGGGGACTGTTCCTCACGCAAACGACCCTGAGCGTGCCGGCGCTGATGGGCGCCATCATGAGCCTTGGCGTGGCCACGGCCAACTCGGTGCTCGTCATTTCGTTCGCCCGGGAAAACCTGGAACGCGGCATGGCGCCCGTCGCTGCGGCGCTCGATGCCGGCGTCCAACGCATCCGGCCCGTGTTAATGACCGCGCTGGCGATGGTCATCGGCATGGCGCCCATGAGCCTCGGCCTCGGCGAGGGCGGCGAACAGAACGCGCCGCTTGGCCGCGCCGTGATCGGCGGACTGGTGTTCGCCACCATCGCAACCCTGTTTTTCGTGCCGGTCGTTTTCAGCTTCCTGCACCGGCATCACAAAC
- a CDS encoding peptide chain release factor 3 — MDIAKEIQKRRTFAIISHPDAGKTTLTEKLLLYGGAVQLAGSVTARKNQRATTSDWMELEKKRGISISSTVLQFDYDGYRINLLDTPGHKDFSEDTYRVLTAVDSVVMVIDSAKGIEPQTRKLFEVCRQRGVPIFTFMNKCDRPMKNPLELIDELERVLGIGAFPVNWPIGNGFEFQGVYDRHTKLMHLFERTVGGQYRAPVEVGGIDAPLIRERLDEETYRRTVEELDMLELAGHEFDEAAVLAGKTTPVFFGSGINNFGVQLLLDGFLRHSPPPKPRVMAGIEISPEHPHFSGFIFKIQANMDPKHRDRIAFIRVCSGKFERDMTVHHSRSEKKVRLSSSHKIFGNDRETVDEAFPGDVIGLVGHDSFGIGDTLTTDPKIIYKEIPRFTPEAFSYLHNPNTAKFKQFRQGLDQLLQEGVIQALYLRNSAVKTPLLAAVGPLQFEVVQYRLESEYGAESRLEAAPWNVVRWLPPDISEEALDGLTVPSGAKFAYDIGKNPVILFANEWSANYFGETNKGVILSALPVQTARE; from the coding sequence GTGGATATTGCCAAAGAAATCCAAAAACGGCGCACGTTCGCCATCATCTCGCATCCGGACGCGGGCAAAACGACGTTGACGGAAAAGCTCCTGCTTTACGGCGGCGCCGTGCAGCTCGCCGGCTCGGTAACCGCGCGCAAGAACCAGCGCGCCACCACGTCCGACTGGATGGAACTCGAAAAGAAGCGTGGCATCTCCATCAGCTCGACGGTGCTCCAGTTCGACTACGACGGCTACCGCATCAACCTGCTCGACACGCCCGGTCACAAGGATTTCTCCGAGGACACCTACCGCGTGCTGACCGCCGTGGATTCCGTCGTGATGGTGATTGATTCCGCCAAAGGCATCGAGCCGCAGACGCGCAAATTGTTCGAGGTCTGCCGCCAGCGCGGCGTGCCGATCTTCACCTTCATGAACAAGTGCGACCGGCCGATGAAAAACCCGCTGGAGCTGATTGATGAACTCGAGCGCGTGCTGGGCATCGGCGCGTTTCCGGTGAACTGGCCGATCGGCAACGGCTTCGAGTTTCAGGGCGTTTACGACCGGCATACGAAGCTGATGCACCTCTTCGAACGCACGGTCGGCGGCCAATATCGCGCGCCCGTCGAAGTCGGCGGCATCGACGCCCCGCTCATTCGCGAACGCCTCGACGAGGAAACCTACCGGCGCACGGTGGAGGAACTCGACATGCTCGAACTCGCCGGCCACGAATTCGACGAAGCCGCCGTCCTCGCGGGCAAGACCACGCCGGTTTTCTTCGGCAGCGGCATCAACAATTTCGGCGTGCAGTTGCTCCTGGATGGCTTTCTGAGACATTCCCCGCCGCCGAAACCCCGCGTCATGGCGGGCATCGAGATTTCGCCCGAGCATCCGCACTTCAGCGGGTTCATTTTCAAGATTCAGGCAAACATGGATCCCAAGCACCGCGACCGCATCGCCTTCATCCGCGTGTGCTCCGGCAAGTTCGAGCGCGACATGACCGTGCACCACTCGCGCAGCGAGAAAAAGGTGCGCCTCTCCAGTTCGCACAAAATTTTCGGCAACGACCGCGAAACCGTGGATGAAGCCTTCCCCGGCGACGTCATCGGGCTCGTCGGCCATGACAGCTTTGGCATCGGTGACACACTCACGACCGACCCGAAGATTATCTACAAGGAAATCCCGCGCTTCACGCCCGAAGCGTTCAGCTACCTGCACAACCCAAACACCGCCAAGTTCAAACAATTCCGCCAAGGACTGGACCAATTGTTGCAGGAAGGCGTCATCCAGGCGCTTTATCTGCGCAACTCGGCGGTTAAAACACCGCTGCTGGCGGCCGTCGGTCCGCTGCAATTCGAGGTCGTGCAATACCGGCTCGAAAGCGAATACGGCGCCGAGTCACGTCTGGAAGCCGCGCCGTGGAATGTCGTCCGCTGGTTGCCGCCGGACATCAGCGAGGAGGCGCTGGATGGCCTCACCGTGCCCAGTGGCGCGAAGTTCGCCTACGACATCGGCAAAAACCCCGTGATCCTGTTCGCCAACGAATGGTCCGCGAACTACTTCGGCGAGACCAACAAAGGCGTGATCCTCTCCGCGTTGCCGGTGCAAACGGCGCGGGAGTAA